One genomic segment of Amycolatopsis sp. WQ 127309 includes these proteins:
- a CDS encoding helix-turn-helix domain-containing protein encodes MQRKFGELLKAHRTKRGATQRQLADLSTVSIRAIRDLESGRAHRPRRDTVRLIADGLGLRGRERADFEAAGYHVAAGDLRLRCADPAPPPTPLDALLGRDEEVAAVHELLAAGSHRLVTITGLGGVGKSRLAQEVAGGVHESGGVLVLWSSERNPLLRTGGPGDLAVLIGDRPALLVLDGHEPDRVRLDDLAVLLRECRGLRVLATAPAPFGLPGERVFPLTPLAVPEPGTDDPVALAAVPSVRLLVREVRQVRPGFTLDRTTAADVAALCRRLDGIPAALEAAACWFLVYEPAAVLEHVRTDPFALTADHLPGLRDTLDSAVRGLDAAEVSLLARLTGLDAGWSVVDVAGLTGIPAAAGARFVRRLVQHGLIRPAGPDRTRFRTLDLVNALGLDHRLAV; translated from the coding sequence GTGCAGCGGAAATTCGGTGAACTGCTGAAGGCGCATCGCACAAAACGCGGTGCCACCCAGCGTCAATTGGCGGACCTGTCCACGGTGAGCATTCGCGCCATCCGCGATCTCGAGTCCGGGCGGGCGCACCGGCCGCGCCGGGACACCGTGCGGCTGATCGCCGACGGCCTCGGCCTGCGGGGCCGTGAACGCGCCGACTTCGAGGCGGCGGGCTACCACGTCGCGGCCGGCGACCTGCGGCTCCGGTGCGCCGACCCGGCACCACCGCCCACGCCACTGGACGCGCTGCTCGGCCGTGATGAAGAGGTCGCCGCCGTCCACGAGCTCCTGGCCGCGGGCAGCCACCGGCTGGTGACCATCACCGGGCTGGGCGGCGTCGGCAAGAGCCGGCTGGCCCAGGAGGTCGCGGGCGGCGTGCACGAATCCGGCGGCGTCCTCGTGCTGTGGTCGTCCGAGCGGAACCCGCTGCTGAGAACCGGCGGGCCCGGCGACCTCGCCGTGCTCATCGGCGACCGTCCGGCCCTGCTGGTCCTCGACGGCCACGAACCGGACCGCGTCCGGCTGGACGATCTGGCCGTCCTGCTGCGCGAATGCCGCGGGCTGCGGGTCCTCGCCACCGCCCCGGCGCCGTTCGGCCTGCCGGGCGAGCGGGTCTTCCCGCTGACGCCGCTCGCCGTCCCCGAGCCCGGCACCGACGACCCGGTCGCGCTGGCGGCGGTGCCGTCGGTCCGGCTGCTGGTCCGCGAAGTCCGCCAGGTCCGGCCGGGGTTCACCCTCGACCGGACGACGGCCGCGGACGTCGCCGCGCTCTGCCGCCGTCTCGACGGCATCCCGGCCGCACTCGAGGCGGCCGCCTGCTGGTTCCTGGTCTACGAGCCGGCGGCCGTGCTGGAGCACGTCCGGACCGACCCGTTCGCCCTGACCGCGGACCACCTGCCGGGCCTCCGCGACACCCTCGACTCGGCGGTCCGCGGCCTGGACGCGGCCGAGGTGTCCCTCCTGGCCCGCCTCACGGGCCTCGACGCGGGCTGGTCGGTGGTCGACGTCGCGGGCCTGACGGGAATCCCGGCCGCGGCCGGCGCCCGGTTCGTCCGCCGCCTGGTCCAGCACGGCCTGATCCGCCCGGCCGGCCCGGACCGCACCCGGTTCCGCACCCTGGACCTGGTGAACGCCCTGGGCCTGGACCACCGCCTAGCGGTCTGA
- a CDS encoding AfsR/SARP family transcriptional regulator: MSSTSVPSGEQPVYRILGPLEIRDVAGGELRIPPGRQQTVLATLLVDANRVVSLDQLIEAIWYDDPPATARTQVQICVSRLRRALADAVGPDTLVTRGPGYELLVADGQLDARTFADLVSAAAEQTRAGALEDASRLLDAALALWRGPALSGTGSRLLEAKASHLEEQRLNALEAHFDLGLRLGRHHQLIGELASQVTANPLRERLRGRLMLALFRAGRQAEALETYRVGRELLVDQLGLEPGDELRRLESAILADDAGLRRSPAPEAPAAPAHPPVAPFQLPTDIADFTARDALIEQTEQLLLGHPGRRATPVVVLAGKPGVGKTALAVHIAHRIADDHCPDGQLYCDLGGTRAHPADPLDVLGRFLRALGVPGPAVPGSVDERAEMYRHRLAGKRMLVVLDDAGSERQVRDLLPGTASCVVLVTSRVRLTGLAGAGVLDVDVLDPDQATGMLAMMIGAERVAAEPAAVAALVRLVGGLPLALRIVAARLAARPSWSLAWMLERLSDERRRLDELAHGELMVRASLALTYDGLAADARRLLRLLSALDRLSFPVWVAAALLEVDPLQAADLLERLVDAQMLEISAVERDGSPRYRFHDLIRLFAREQLDEHEQASGRRAALARVASGWLGLACEAHHRIYGGDFTVLHGSAPRLRPPDGAVDRILADPLVWFEDEQDNLCSIVALAAEAGLAEHAWDLAVTMVALFENRCYFDDWERTHRQALTAVRAAADRRGEAALLCSLGSLHLSRAHPDAAAEPLARALATFEDLGDAHGKAMAHRNLALVDEARGADPQARFERALIEFRVAGDPVGEAYVLGRLAQTELDAGDEDRAGTYLAEALRICERTGTPRVEVQLRYRLSGLMMRQGRHEEAAEVLTELLTRARAARDLAGEARILHRLGLVHAQLGRRDTAERLLVEALELHERITGGAPDDGVRADLAALQALPG; this comes from the coding sequence GTGAGTTCGACGAGCGTGCCGTCCGGCGAGCAGCCCGTCTACCGGATCCTCGGCCCCCTGGAGATCCGGGACGTCGCCGGTGGCGAGCTCCGCATCCCGCCCGGCCGCCAGCAGACCGTGCTCGCCACGCTGCTGGTCGACGCGAACCGCGTGGTGAGCCTGGACCAGCTCATCGAGGCCATCTGGTACGACGATCCCCCGGCGACGGCGCGGACGCAGGTCCAGATCTGCGTCTCCCGGCTGCGGCGCGCGCTGGCCGACGCCGTCGGTCCCGACACGCTCGTCACCCGCGGCCCCGGGTACGAACTGCTGGTGGCCGACGGGCAGCTCGACGCCCGGACGTTCGCCGACCTGGTCTCCGCCGCCGCCGAGCAGACCCGCGCGGGCGCGCTCGAAGACGCGTCCCGGCTGCTCGACGCGGCGCTCGCGCTGTGGCGCGGCCCCGCGCTGAGCGGCACCGGCAGCCGGCTGCTCGAGGCCAAGGCCAGCCACCTCGAGGAGCAGCGCCTCAACGCCCTCGAAGCCCACTTCGACCTGGGGCTGCGGCTCGGCCGGCACCACCAGCTGATCGGCGAGCTGGCCAGCCAGGTGACGGCGAACCCGCTGCGCGAACGGCTGCGCGGCCGGCTGATGCTCGCGCTCTTCCGGGCCGGGCGCCAGGCCGAGGCGCTGGAGACCTACCGCGTCGGCCGCGAACTGCTCGTCGACCAGCTGGGCCTCGAGCCCGGGGACGAGCTGCGCCGGCTGGAGTCCGCGATCCTGGCCGACGACGCCGGGCTGCGCCGGAGCCCGGCACCCGAGGCGCCCGCGGCCCCGGCGCACCCGCCGGTGGCGCCGTTCCAGCTGCCGACCGACATCGCCGACTTCACGGCCCGTGACGCGCTCATCGAGCAGACCGAACAGCTGCTGCTCGGCCACCCGGGCCGCCGCGCGACCCCGGTGGTGGTGCTGGCGGGCAAGCCCGGCGTCGGCAAGACCGCGCTCGCGGTGCACATCGCGCACCGGATCGCCGACGACCACTGCCCCGACGGCCAGCTCTACTGCGACCTCGGCGGGACCCGCGCCCACCCGGCCGACCCGCTCGACGTGCTCGGCCGGTTCCTGCGCGCCCTCGGCGTCCCCGGCCCGGCGGTGCCCGGCTCGGTCGACGAACGCGCGGAGATGTACCGGCACCGGCTGGCGGGCAAGCGGATGCTCGTGGTGCTCGACGACGCCGGGTCGGAGCGCCAGGTCCGCGACCTGCTGCCGGGCACGGCCAGCTGCGTCGTGCTGGTGACCAGCCGCGTCCGGCTCACCGGGCTGGCCGGCGCCGGCGTCCTGGACGTCGACGTGCTCGATCCGGACCAGGCGACCGGGATGCTCGCCATGATGATCGGGGCGGAGCGGGTGGCCGCCGAGCCGGCCGCCGTCGCCGCGCTGGTCCGGCTCGTCGGCGGGCTGCCGCTGGCGCTGCGGATCGTCGCCGCCCGGCTCGCCGCGCGGCCGAGCTGGTCGCTCGCGTGGATGCTGGAACGGCTGTCCGACGAACGCCGCCGGCTCGACGAGCTCGCGCACGGCGAGCTGATGGTGCGGGCCAGCCTCGCGCTGACCTACGACGGACTGGCCGCCGACGCCCGGCGCCTGCTGCGGCTGCTCAGCGCCCTGGACCGGCTCAGCTTCCCGGTGTGGGTGGCCGCGGCGCTGCTGGAGGTCGACCCGCTGCAGGCCGCCGACCTGCTCGAACGGCTCGTCGACGCGCAGATGCTGGAGATCTCGGCGGTCGAGCGGGACGGCAGCCCGCGCTACCGCTTCCACGACCTCATCCGGCTGTTCGCCCGCGAGCAGCTCGACGAGCACGAGCAGGCGAGCGGCCGCCGGGCGGCGCTCGCCCGCGTCGCGAGCGGCTGGCTGGGCCTGGCGTGCGAGGCGCACCACCGGATCTACGGCGGCGACTTCACCGTGCTGCACGGCTCGGCGCCGCGGCTGCGGCCGCCCGACGGCGCCGTCGACCGGATCCTGGCGGACCCGCTGGTGTGGTTCGAGGACGAACAGGACAACCTGTGCTCGATCGTCGCGCTGGCCGCCGAGGCGGGGCTGGCCGAGCACGCCTGGGACCTCGCCGTCACGATGGTCGCGCTGTTCGAGAACCGGTGCTACTTCGACGACTGGGAGCGCACGCACCGGCAGGCCCTGACCGCCGTCCGCGCGGCGGCCGACCGCCGTGGCGAAGCGGCTTTGCTGTGCTCACTGGGTTCCCTGCACCTGAGCCGCGCGCACCCGGACGCCGCGGCCGAGCCGCTCGCCCGCGCGCTCGCGACGTTCGAAGACCTCGGCGACGCCCACGGCAAGGCGATGGCGCACCGCAACCTGGCCTTGGTCGACGAGGCCCGCGGCGCGGACCCGCAGGCGCGGTTCGAGCGGGCGCTCATCGAGTTCCGGGTGGCCGGGGACCCGGTCGGCGAGGCCTACGTGCTCGGCCGGCTCGCGCAGACCGAGCTGGACGCGGGCGACGAGGACCGGGCCGGGACGTACCTGGCCGAAGCGCTGCGGATCTGCGAGCGGACGGGGACACCGCGCGTCGAGGTCCAGCTGCGGTACCGGCTGAGCGGGCTGATGATGCGCCAGGGCCGGCACGAGGAGGCCGCCGAGGTGCTGACGGAGCTGCTGACCCGGGCCCGCGCGGCCCGCGATCTCGCGGGCGAGGCGCGCATCCTGCACCGGCTGGGCCTGGTCCACGCGCAGCTGGGCCGCCGCGACACGGCGGAACGGCTGCTGGTGGAGGCGCTGGAGCTGCACGAGCGGATCACCGGTGGCGCGCCGGATGACGGGGTGCGCGCCGACCTCGCGGCATTGCAGGCGCTGCCTGGGTGA
- a CDS encoding nuclear transport factor 2 family protein has translation MAPAGAGEHARPSAGAVALGIDHVRLSYHYLDIGDIDGYGSLFTTDAVLHYPGIAPLRGRCAIERFRAARPGRRHTLHRVTVTHGEVVTVGDITTTGPNGGRTNTAFVDSFTLSDYGLITVQKTDFRSGGNSRAVG, from the coding sequence ATGGCGCCTGCGGGAGCAGGGGAACACGCCCGGCCGAGTGCCGGCGCCGTCGCACTCGGAATCGACCACGTGCGGCTCAGCTACCACTACCTCGATATCGGGGACATCGACGGATACGGTTCCCTTTTCACCACCGACGCCGTTTTGCACTATCCAGGAATAGCGCCGTTACGGGGTCGCTGCGCCATCGAAAGATTCCGCGCGGCCCGACCCGGACGGCGGCACACCCTGCACAGAGTGACGGTGACGCACGGTGAGGTGGTGACGGTCGGCGACATAACCACGACTGGGCCGAACGGTGGGCGTACAAATACCGCCTTCGTCGACAGCTTCACGCTTTCGGACTATGGGCTTATCACGGTCCAGAAGACAGACTTCCGTTCCGGGGGAAATTCACGAGCGGTCGGGTGA
- a CDS encoding HD domain-containing protein has protein sequence MNDVLALPTGPLTEASLRLARESESAPIADHSVRSFLFARLVARREGSVTDAAYDENLLFAACALHDLGLGSRAGGRARFEVEGADLAAAALTEHGVAAADVDRVWEAIVLHSSLGIADRCGLLTSLTHKGVFTDAGVFADVDPGSLREIYAAYPRPAGNRYLQDAIVEHASRSKAAAPPYSIAAELLRQRG, from the coding sequence ATGAACGACGTACTCGCGCTGCCCACCGGCCCGCTCACCGAAGCGAGCCTCCGCCTGGCCCGGGAGTCGGAGAGCGCCCCGATCGCCGACCACAGCGTCCGCAGCTTCCTGTTCGCCCGCCTGGTGGCGCGGCGGGAAGGCAGCGTGACCGACGCCGCCTACGACGAGAACCTGCTGTTCGCCGCGTGCGCGCTGCACGACCTGGGCCTGGGTTCCCGGGCGGGCGGCCGAGCGCGGTTCGAGGTGGAAGGCGCGGACCTGGCCGCCGCGGCGCTGACCGAGCACGGCGTCGCGGCCGCCGACGTCGACCGCGTCTGGGAGGCGATCGTGCTGCACTCGTCGCTGGGCATCGCCGACCGGTGCGGGCTGCTGACTTCGTTGACCCACAAGGGAGTCTTCACCGACGCGGGCGTCTTCGCCGACGTCGATCCCGGCTCGCTGCGGGAGATCTACGCCGCCTACCCGCGACCGGCGGGCAACCGGTACCTCCAGGACGCGATCGTCGAGCACGCGTCCCGTTCGAAGGCGGCGGCCCCGCCGTACTCGATCGCGGCGGAACTGCTGCGCCAACGCGGCTAA
- a CDS encoding GlxA family transcriptional regulator, producing MTTVDRHQVAVLVLPGVPALEFGIATQIFATDPFYEMTVCTTGGPGPVPGDGFTVTATAGLDALAAAGTVIVPGFEGVETPPAAGVLAALRAAHGRGTRLVSICTGAFALAAAGLLDGRPATTHWKYADLLRRLYPRVEVVANRFYIDDGDILTSAGVTAGVDLCLHLVRLDQGPAAANSRARFLVAPPRRTGGQTQFVEQLRAEATGDRLAPLRSWMLGNLGEDLSIDVLARRAHVSRRTLIRRFREETGTSPMAWLADARIDRARELLETTTLSVERIGRRTGLGAPSSVRAAFHRHIGTSPQEYRTLFHHSGTQPEP from the coding sequence ATGACCACGGTGGACCGGCACCAGGTGGCGGTGCTCGTGCTGCCCGGCGTGCCGGCGCTCGAATTCGGCATCGCGACGCAGATCTTCGCGACGGACCCGTTCTACGAGATGACCGTCTGCACGACCGGCGGTCCCGGGCCGGTGCCGGGTGACGGCTTCACCGTCACCGCCACGGCCGGGCTCGACGCGCTGGCCGCCGCCGGCACCGTGATCGTGCCGGGCTTCGAGGGCGTCGAGACCCCGCCGGCCGCAGGCGTCCTGGCCGCGCTGCGGGCGGCCCACGGCCGCGGCACCCGGCTCGTCTCCATCTGCACGGGCGCGTTCGCCCTCGCCGCGGCCGGGCTGCTCGACGGGCGCCCCGCGACCACGCACTGGAAGTACGCCGATCTCCTGCGCCGGCTGTACCCGCGCGTCGAGGTCGTGGCGAACCGGTTCTACATCGACGACGGCGACATCCTCACCTCGGCCGGCGTGACCGCGGGCGTCGACCTGTGCCTGCACCTCGTGCGCCTCGACCAGGGCCCCGCGGCCGCCAACAGCCGCGCGCGGTTCCTGGTCGCCCCGCCGCGGCGCACCGGCGGCCAGACGCAGTTCGTCGAGCAGCTCCGGGCCGAAGCGACGGGCGACCGGCTCGCCCCGCTGCGGAGCTGGATGCTCGGCAACCTCGGCGAAGACCTCAGCATCGACGTCCTCGCGCGGCGCGCCCACGTGTCCCGGCGGACGCTCATCCGCCGTTTCCGCGAGGAGACGGGGACGTCGCCGATGGCCTGGCTGGCCGACGCGCGCATCGACCGCGCGCGCGAGCTGCTGGAGACGACGACGCTGTCGGTCGAACGCATCGGCCGCCGCACCGGGCTCGGCGCGCCGTCGTCGGTCCGGGCGGCCTTCCACCGCCACATCGGCACGTCGCCGCAGGAGTACCGGACGCTCTTCCACCACAGCGGCACCCAGCCGGAGCCCTGA
- a CDS encoding NACHT domain-containing NTPase has product MGSRAGAVGKFALVVAGAAPAVVAVWAGHPVLSGVLLAAYALVVGLLTVTGEIARELRERWRARIVDRVDRWLVRRLSLFGRRYREFVLGSLRFIDLKGLATIGFHTPELDEVFVDVSLTFRPPQDVADSLLPDRRANATDRQSLPDFLDRPRPVVLALVGAPGSGKTTLLRHTARRICLGRRGRHRRVPILLHLRDHVDAVLSAPDTGLADLVRGVAGRNCGEEPPGWFEQRLRDGHCVVLLDGLDEVARQEDRRKVADWVERQIQHHPKNDFVITSRPHGYRTAGIGGATVLQVRSFTDDQVKRFVEGWYSAVERYSTGDRADEVRTRAAAATEDLLERLGEAVALRDLTANPLLLTMIANVHRYRGALPGSRADLYCEICQVMLWRRQEAKKLPIELGGDKKEMVLRSLAYSMMRDRVRDLARADVLTEVGKALRRVSRDLTAEAFLADVGSNGLLVERESGLYSFAHHTFQEYLAAVHTRDKGLVDVLTGAVDDLWWRESTLLYAAQSDADPIVRACLRVGGVTALSLAVDCAEQNSELAPELRSRLDEFLEPAARPGEDAGHRRLRAAVLLTRQLRPQVQVGDGARVCARPVTGGLYDLYRLDTGAPAPDGPPAPPDAAVTGVRGSDAAAFVRWVNHVLVGEAVYRLPRRAELDDPARGRSVAPCAWLDGLDLWCSPGTGHPHLVPARTLVDYVRDDITRSTPSLLRPLLLKLIPNDRVRSIGHTLPPAGLRKLAHDLAVEHDAVLDLADELDLTVDRDLDSTLIRVLTPELARIRVLGLDQVLGRALAHAQAGLLRSATPATAWATNLAAALTEEAGAAAATAPQSPEALAGKVSRAREHTTGSAWARQVAAKLELEARPVFARERPLTSNSATALRLAALCLAAEMRAHDQAELGAAFHEIAAGVTLLQRRAAGQAPPTERIVLALA; this is encoded by the coding sequence ATGGGGAGTCGAGCGGGAGCGGTGGGCAAGTTCGCGCTGGTGGTGGCGGGGGCCGCACCCGCGGTCGTGGCGGTCTGGGCCGGCCACCCGGTGCTGTCGGGCGTGCTGCTGGCCGCGTACGCGCTGGTCGTCGGGCTGCTGACGGTCACCGGGGAGATCGCGCGGGAGCTGCGCGAGCGGTGGCGGGCGCGGATCGTGGACCGGGTCGACCGCTGGCTGGTCCGGCGGTTGTCCCTGTTCGGCCGGCGGTACCGGGAGTTCGTGCTGGGCAGCCTGCGGTTCATCGACCTCAAGGGCCTCGCGACCATCGGCTTCCACACGCCGGAGCTGGACGAGGTGTTCGTCGACGTCAGCCTCACGTTCCGGCCGCCGCAGGACGTCGCCGACAGCCTGCTGCCCGACCGCCGGGCGAACGCCACCGACCGGCAGTCGCTGCCGGACTTCCTCGACCGGCCGCGGCCGGTCGTGCTGGCCCTCGTCGGCGCGCCCGGCAGCGGGAAGACCACCCTGCTGCGGCACACCGCGCGGCGGATCTGCCTCGGCCGCCGCGGCCGGCACCGGCGGGTGCCGATCCTGCTGCACCTGCGCGACCACGTCGACGCGGTGCTGTCGGCGCCGGACACCGGCCTGGCCGACCTCGTGCGCGGCGTCGCCGGGCGGAACTGCGGTGAGGAACCGCCCGGCTGGTTCGAGCAGCGGCTGCGCGACGGCCACTGCGTGGTGCTCCTCGACGGGCTGGACGAGGTCGCCCGGCAGGAGGACCGCCGCAAGGTCGCGGACTGGGTCGAGCGCCAGATCCAGCACCACCCGAAGAACGACTTCGTGATCACCTCGCGCCCGCACGGCTACCGGACCGCGGGCATCGGCGGCGCGACCGTGCTGCAGGTCCGCAGTTTCACCGACGACCAGGTCAAGCGCTTCGTCGAGGGCTGGTACTCCGCGGTCGAGCGGTACAGCACCGGCGACCGGGCCGACGAGGTGCGGACCCGGGCCGCGGCCGCCACCGAGGACCTGCTCGAGCGGCTCGGCGAGGCGGTCGCGCTGCGCGACCTGACCGCGAACCCGTTGCTGCTGACGATGATCGCCAACGTGCACCGGTACCGCGGCGCCCTGCCCGGCAGCCGCGCCGACCTCTACTGCGAAATCTGCCAGGTCATGCTCTGGCGCCGCCAGGAAGCCAAGAAGCTCCCGATCGAGCTGGGCGGCGACAAGAAGGAGATGGTGCTGCGCAGCCTGGCGTACTCGATGATGCGGGACCGGGTGCGCGACCTGGCCCGCGCCGACGTCCTGACCGAGGTCGGGAAGGCGCTGCGGCGGGTGTCCCGCGACCTCACCGCGGAGGCGTTCCTCGCCGACGTCGGCTCCAACGGGCTGCTCGTCGAGCGGGAAAGCGGGCTGTACTCCTTCGCCCACCACACGTTCCAGGAGTACCTCGCCGCCGTCCACACCCGGGACAAGGGCCTGGTCGACGTCCTGACCGGCGCGGTCGACGACCTGTGGTGGCGCGAATCGACCCTGCTGTACGCCGCGCAGTCCGACGCCGACCCGATCGTCCGCGCCTGCCTGCGCGTCGGCGGCGTCACGGCCCTGTCCCTCGCCGTCGACTGCGCGGAGCAGAACAGCGAGCTGGCCCCGGAGCTGCGCAGCCGGCTCGACGAGTTCCTCGAACCCGCGGCCCGGCCCGGCGAGGACGCCGGGCACCGCCGGCTGCGGGCGGCCGTGCTGCTGACCCGGCAGCTGCGTCCGCAGGTCCAGGTGGGCGACGGCGCCCGGGTCTGCGCCCGGCCGGTCACCGGCGGTCTCTACGACCTCTACCGGCTGGACACCGGGGCACCGGCGCCGGACGGGCCGCCGGCGCCCCCGGACGCCGCGGTCACCGGCGTGCGGGGCAGCGACGCCGCCGCGTTCGTCCGCTGGGTCAACCACGTCCTCGTCGGCGAGGCCGTCTACCGGCTGCCCCGGCGGGCGGAGCTCGACGACCCGGCCCGCGGCCGCTCGGTCGCGCCCTGCGCCTGGCTGGACGGCCTCGACCTGTGGTGCTCCCCCGGGACCGGCCACCCCCACCTCGTCCCCGCGCGGACGCTCGTCGACTACGTGCGCGACGACATCACCCGGTCCACCCCGTCCCTGCTGCGGCCGCTGCTGCTCAAGCTGATCCCGAACGACCGCGTCCGCTCGATCGGCCACACCCTGCCGCCGGCCGGGCTCCGGAAGCTGGCCCACGACCTCGCGGTGGAACACGACGCCGTCCTCGATCTGGCGGACGAGCTCGACCTGACCGTGGACCGGGACCTCGACAGCACGCTGATCCGCGTCCTCACCCCCGAGCTCGCGCGGATCCGGGTGCTCGGCCTCGACCAGGTGCTGGGCCGGGCCCTGGCCCACGCCCAGGCCGGCCTGCTCCGGTCCGCCACCCCCGCCACCGCCTGGGCGACGAACCTCGCCGCCGCCTTGACCGAGGAGGCGGGGGCCGCGGCCGCCACCGCGCCGCAGTCCCCGGAGGCGTTGGCGGGCAAGGTGTCCCGGGCGCGGGAGCACACGACGGGGTCGGCGTGGGCCCGCCAGGTCGCCGCGAAGCTGGAGCTGGAGGCGCGGCCCGTCTTCGCGCGGGAGCGGCCCCTGACCTCGAACTCGGCCACCGCCCTGCGGCTCGCGGCGTTGTGCCTAGCGGCGGAAATGCGGGCGCACGACCAAGCTGAGCTCGGGGCCGCGTTCCACGAGATCGCCGCCGGCGTCACCCTGCTGCAACGCCGGGCGGCCGGCCAGGCGCCGCCCACCGAGCGGATCGTCCTCGCCCTCGCCTGA